One stretch of Plutella xylostella chromosome 15, ilPluXylo3.1, whole genome shotgun sequence DNA includes these proteins:
- the LOC105392167 gene encoding cytochrome P450 6k1-like, whose product MILAIILLLVIFIITFSFLLGSYNESYWAKRNVKYHGGKNAIATFSEFLFTSRGIFDIFGDIYKLYPEEPAVATPSLLQPALFVKHPENIQHVLTDNFKNFYHRGVEIAKKDKLAQNVLFLNGSRWKLMRQKMTPLFTSAKLKNMHYIIDRCAQDYIGYLKEHVNDKNANAFETLSVYSCSSLLAPIFGIHSGQSTVTSPLLNMARNATKPTLKANLKFILNSLSPKVFQMLGLSFFGEYEEQFIGAISQVIRQRKEENVKKHDFADIAVSLQNAGTMKDESSGCEIEPTDEVLAAQAFFFLIAGVDPVTMGIYGTLFELAKRPDILKQVQEEIDGAFENNTEIGYDVIGTMEYLTKVLEESLRLHPPISLLSRECMGESILPVGNIRVSKGTRIDIPILAIHHDPKYYPDPDVFDPERFSAENKNSRPNMTFMPFGEGGRLCIGQRFAYLQMKTGLAHILRNFTVKVDDVTKKMTYLKSSLIIRPANDINFTFVPRNKE is encoded by the exons ATGATTTTAGCAATAATATTGTTACTagtgatttttataataacattttcGTTTCTACTGGGCTCCTACAATGAGTCTTACTGGGCAAAACGAAACGTTAAATACCATGGCGGGAAAAATGCCATAGCAACATTCTCAGAGTTTTTGTTCACTAGCCGTGGCATTTTCGATATATTCGGTGACATTTACAAGCTGTACCCTGAAGAACCTGCAGTGGCCACGCCGTCGCTGCTACAACCGGCTTTATTCGTCAAACATCCGGAAAACATACAACATGTGCTGACagacaattttaaaaacttttaccACAGAGGTGTTGAAATCGCTAAGAAAGATAAACTAGCACAAAATGTACTTTTCCTGAACGGCAGTCGGTGGAAACTTATGAGACAAAAAATGACGCCGCTGTTCACTAGTGCAAAGCTGAAGAACATGCACTACATCATAGACAGATGTGCCCAGGACTACATCGGTTATCTGAAAGAACATGTCAACGATAAAAATGCTAATGCATTCGAAACATTATCTGTGTACAGCTGCTCATCGCTACTAGCCCCGATATTCGGAATCCACAGCGGACAGTCAACGGTGACTTCACCGCTTCTAAATATGGCGAGAAATGCCACGAAACCGACTTTGAAagcaaatttaaaattcattttgAACTCTTTATCGCCGAAAGTCTTCCAAATGCTGGGACTTAGTTTCTTTGGCGAATATGAGGAACAGTTCATCGGCGCGATCAGTCAAGTGATAAGACAACGTAAGGAAGAAAATGTGAAAAAGCACGATTTTGCTGACATTGCTGTGAGTTTGCAGAATGCTGGTACGATGAAAGACGAATCCAGCGGCTGTGAAATAGAGCCAACGGATGAGGTTCTAGCTGCACAAGCGTTCTTCTTCCTTATAGCGGGAGTAGATCCAGTAACAATGGGTATTTATGGAACATTATTTGAATTAGCTAAGCGCCCTGACATACTAAAACAAGTTCAAGAAGAAATCGATGGTGCTTTTGAAAACAACACTGAAATAGGTTATGACGTTATTGGCACAATGGAATACTTGACAAAGGTGCTTGAAGAATCTTTACGTTTACATCCACCGATTTCGCTGCTGAGTCGAGAATGCATGGGGGAATCAATCCTGCCCGTTGGAAATATAAGAGTTTCAAAGGGAACCAGGATCGACATACCAATACTGGCCATCCATCATGACCCGAAATATTATCCAGATCCAGATGTGTTTGACCCTGAAAGgttttcagctgaaaacaAGAACTCTAGACCAAACATGACTTTTATGCCTTTTGGTGAAGGAGGTCGGCTTTGCATAG GTCAACGTTTTGCGTATCTGCAGATGAAAACTGGCCTAGCTCACATCCTACGCAACTTCACTGTCAAGGTGGATGACGTTACAAAGAAGATGACCTATTTGAAATCGTCCCTCATCATAAGACCTGCCAATGATATAAATTTCACATTTGTACCAAGGAATAAAGAGTGA